The window TCTCTGACACCGACAATTCGCCACGGCGCAGGAGTTCCCTGGCGATTTCCATCCGCCACGCAAGGAGGTACGCCATCGGAGCGACCCCCAGCGTTCGCGTGAATCGCTCAAAGAAACTTGAACGCGATAGTGCAGCGATCCTGGCGAGCTGGGCAACCGACCAACGCTGCTCAATGCGCGCGTGCATGTGCTTCAACGCGACTGCCAAACGCTCATCACCCAGTCCACGGAGCAAGCCTGGCGGGGCGCTTGTCGATGTGCTTGAACGCATGGCCTCTACAAGCAGCATTTCGGCCAGCCGGGAGAGCATGAACTCGCTGCCGGGTTTCCCGCCCGAGGCTTCTTCGCCCACCATCTGCACCAGCTGCGACAGCCGCGTCGAACCCTGGACATGCACGACTTTCGGCAGCAACGACACCAACAAGCTCGGATCGGCGCAGCCGAATTCGAACGACCCACCCAATGAACGCATGTCGGGCTGTCCAGTCTGCTCGCCATAGCGTAATTCCAGGCCCTCCGGCACCTTGTTGGGATCCAGGTGGACTGGGGGCGCGGGAACGAAGCTGGATATCGTGAAGCCGGGTGTCGTGGGCAGCAATACGAAATCGCCAGCGCTGAGCGTTGTCGGCTCCTGTTCATCGACGGCCAGCCGACAACTGCCTTCCAGCATGATGCAGAAGCTAGGCTTGCCGAACTCAGAGTAACGCACCGCCCAATTGCCTTTGCCGCTGATCAGATTGGCGAACACTGCCTGCGGGCGGAGCAAGCGGACAACTTCTGAGAGAGGATCACTCATATCGGACGATCTCTAAAATGATACGGACTATTTTATATCGATAGTCCAGGAAGAATTCCCTATCATCCTTTCCGAATCAACCTATCTCGGAGCAAAACATGAATACTGTATTGATCACTGGCTGTTCATCCGGCTATGGTCTGGAAACTGCACGTCACTTCCTGGCAAACGGCTGGAAGGTCATCGCTACCATGCGGTCGCCTCGCTTTGACCTCCTTTCACCCTCCGACAACCTGTGCATCCTGCCGCTGGACGTGAGCCAGCCCGACAGCATCAAGCAAGCCTTGGAGGCCGCTGGCCCCATCGACGTGCTGGTCAACAATGCCGGCATCGGCCTGTTCGGTGCATTCGAAGCCACTCCCATGTCCACGGTGCGGGAGATCTTCGAGACCAATACGTTCGGGGTCATGGCGATGTGCCAGGCAGTGATTCCACAGTTTCGCGAGCGAGGCGACGGCGTAATCATCAACGTCACATCTAGCGCGACGCTGGCCGCTTTTCCGCTGGTAGCTGCCTACACAGCCAGCAAGACCGCTATTGAAGGCTTCACGGCGTCGCTGGCGCATGAACTGAAGGCTGTGGGGGTGCGGGTGAAGCTGGTCGAGCCCGGCTATGGGCCTTCCACGAGTTTTGCCACCAACGGGCAGCAGCGCATGCAGGGCCTCATCACGGAACCCTACGAGTCCTTTGCCCATGAAGTGTTCGCAGGTTTCGGGCAGCTCACCGTCGTGACCGCCGCGACGGATGTCGCCCAATGCATCTGGGACGCCGCCAAGGACACCTCCGACCGGCTGCATTTCCCGGCGGGCCCCGACGCCGTTGCACTGGCGCAGCTTGCCTGAGGGCGACCGCCTCCGTGACGCGCCTACCGCCCTATCGCGGCGGGCGCGGTGGACGTGGCCCACGGCCCAGCACGGTCTCCAGACTGGCCGCCACCTGCAGCAGGCGGCGGTCGCTACCCTCCGGACCATCCAGCTCCAGCCCGACCGGCAAGCCATATTCCGACAAGCCCACCGGAATGCTGATGCTGGGCAGCCCGGCAATGCTGGCGCCATCGGCATTGCGGGCGAAGGCCGGGAAAGTCGGCACGCGTTCGCCACGCAGCGCCACGGTGTCGTCCTCCCCGAGCGGGCGCGCAGTCAGGGCGGTGGTCGGAAAGATCAGTGCATCTACACCCTGGCTGCGGAAGCAGTCGCGATACAGGGCCTGCATCGTCCGGCGCTGTTCCAGCGCCAGGCGATAAGCGTGCTCCGGTACCGGTTGATCCAGCGTGGCCTGGATGATCCGCGCCACATCGGGGCTGCCGACCTCGGCCAGCACGCGCTTGATGACGTCCCGTGCGTCGCTGGCCTGCAGGTAGGCCGGCAGATCGATCAGGAATTCATGCAGCACGATGGCAAATCCGGCCGCATGGCTCAGCGGCGCCAAGGTCGGCAAGTCCACGTCGACCAGCTCGACACCGGCCTCGCGCAGCTGCATCAGCGCTGCATTGGCATTGGCCTCGACCTCTTCTTCCAGCCCTTGCCAGGACGGATTGCGCAATACGCCCAGCCGCAACTGGCTGGGCGGTAGCGCCAGCAAGGGCGCGCTGTCGCGACTGCCGGCCATGATCTGGTCCAGCAGGGCCACATCAGCCACGCTGCGCGCCATCGGTCCTGGCGTGTCGCGGGTATGGGAAATCGGCACGACACCGTGCTGGGAATAGCGCCGGCTGGTCGGGCGCAATCCCACCACGCCGCACAGCGCCGCCGGAATGCGCACCGAACCGCCCGTATCGGTGCCGACCGCCGCCGGGGCCAGCCGGGCCGCCAGCAGCGCGCCGCAGCCGCCGCTGCTGCCGCCGGCAATGAGTTCGGCATCGTAGGGATTGCGACAGGGACCGAACACGCCATTGTTGTTGGTGATGCCAAAGGCCAGTTCATGCATGTTGGCCTTGCCGGCATGCAGGGCGCCAGCGCCGAAGAGATATTCGACTACGGTGGCGTGGCGTTGCGGCACATTGTTGCGCAGCGCCGCCGTGCCCGCAGTGGAGGCAATGCCGGCGACATCGATGTTGTCCTTGATGGCAATGGGAATACCGCTCAAGGGGCCATGGCCGCCCTGTTCGTCCAGCATCCGGGCCTGGCTGCGCAGTTGCTCGGGATCGCGCTGAAGATAGCAATTCAGGTCCCACTGGGCCTCGGTCTCGGCGATCAGTGCATCGACATACTCAAGACAGGAGAAGCGCCGGTCCGACAGGCCTTGCCGGACCTCGATCAGGGTCATGTCTACCAGATCCATATTCATCCATTGAAAGTTGACGCAGCTGCGCCGCGAGCCTGCGTTTGCGATGGAGAATAAGTCAGTCCGGAAGATGCGAGTATCCACAAGAATGAGGATGGTGCGCGAGCCAGCCCCGTGGCTATCCCGGATTGCGGACAAGACCTGCCCCAACCCACGCATCTGTCGCAAATAAGGCTGACAAAATGCTGACAACAGCGCAGCCATCTGCGCCAGCATTGCGTAGCAGAAACAAAGTGAGTAGCATGCAAAACAAAGGGGGCGTCGCTGTCAGCAGTGTTGGCTAAGGCTGACCGGTCGATGCAGAAGAACCATTAAAACGATATAAATAATTTGCAGGTCGAATAGGCCCGCATTGCAGGAAGCCCTGCACAGCTCCGCGATGACATCGACAGAAAGTTGCACGCGGCACATCCCTCCTCGATGACGCGTAGCTCAAATACGTGGAGTGCATCTTGCTTTTGTGATAACGAACCATTCGCCAGACATCGTTTTGTCTCGGTCAGCATGCCTATACGTCATCTATTGCCGAAGGGCAAGCTGCTGGCGTTGCGTCACAGCGTGTGCGCGGATGTTTCTGGTACGCCCCTGAGCAGTCAAGGCAGGACCTGCGAGTTTTGAGGAGGATGCGACGCGTGTACATTTCAGACGAGAAGTTGAAGCTGCTGGAGCAGATCATGTGGGGGCTCAATACCTGCAACTCCAGCGTCGAGGTGCGGGATTTCGTTTCCACGCGGCTGCTGAAATTGCTGGATGCCGATTATTTCGCCTCCTATACCTGGGATGACGACAACCATCGTTTCGGCAACACCGTCTCGGTCAACATGGACCCGGCCAACCTGGCCAATTACGAACGTTACTATCAGTATTGCGATCCCATCACCTTCGAGCTGCAACGCCTGAGCGTGCCCACGCTGGTCACCCAGGTGATGCCCATGGAGCAACTGCGGCGCACCGAGTTCTTCAATGATTTCCTGGCGCGCGATGGCTTGTGCTTTGGCGTGAACATGTTCGCCTACGATGGCGACCGCAACATCGGTGACATCCGCATCTGGCGCAGCGCCCGCCGGGAAAACTTCGACCGCGACGCGCTAAAGCTGCTGGCCCTGATCCGGCCCGCCTTCACGCTGGCGCTGCAGCGTGCGCGTGCTCATTGCTCGGCTGCGGCGGCAAGCCCGGATGCGGGCGCGTTGCTGACGCCCACGCCCTTGTCCGAACGTGAAAGCCATCTGGCGCAATGCATCTGCCGTGGCTTGTCCGACAAGGAGATCGCGCGCGAGCTGCATATCGAATTCTCTACCGTGCGTACCCACATCACCAGGATCTTCAAGAAGCTCAATGTCGGCAATCGCACCCAGCTGGTGAAGCGGCTGATCGATGGTGGCCACTCCAGCTTCTTTTGAGAGGCGAAGGAAGAGCTCGGCCTGCCCAACTCTTTCAAAACGAATAGCTGACATTGAGCACCCAGCGATTGGCCGCATCCACCGTCAAGGGCTCCGAGGACCGGACCTTGTTGAAGGACAACTGGTAATTCCAGAACCCGACATAGGCGCCCATCCCTAGGCGGGCGTCATAGCGGTTGGAAAAGTGTGTACGCTCCACCGACATGGCTTCCAGCCAGCCAAGGTGCAGCATCAGGTACCACGACGAAGAGAGGGAATACGCGGTATTGAAATCGATATAGGTGGTCTGTTTCTTTTCGCCCAGATAGCGCGGGGAGTAATACAGACGCAAGGAATAGCTTTGCCTGATGACGCCCGCATAGATTTCGGTGAACGCCAGCGAAGGAGCATCGACCAGGCTCGTGACGTGCGCGCCCAGATCAAGGCTGGTGGCCGCATCCAGGCGCTTGCTCACGCCGCCGAAGAGCACCGCCTGGGCGACGCCCGCGCCCTTGGCATTGCGGGCGCTGGAGCCCGATGCGCCGGCATACCAGCCATCGCGAAAATCGTAGTTGAGCGTGCCCTGAAAGACGGGCTGCCCGGCGGAGAGCGAAATCCCGCGATACCAATAGTCCGATGACCAGCCCACGCTCTTGCTCATTTGCGCAGAGGCGTCCAGGCTGCCCATTATCAGGACAAGGGCGAGGCCACCGAGCCTAGGCAACGACATAGGCCCCCGACCGCTGACCGCCGACCGCCCCTATTGGCATTCGCAGATACATTTCTCCACCAGCTTCCGGAATGTGACACAGACGTCGATATTACCGCTTCCCGCTCCCGAGATATAAGCGCTTCTGGTCACCACCGATTTCCTGATCTGTTCCGCATTGTTCCCGGGCCGCAGTTGCACCAGCAAGGCGGCCAGGCCCGACACATGGGCTGCCGAGAAGGAGCTGCCGGAGACCAGGCTCCAGGCGTGATGCGGCGTGGTCGTGGGGATGCCCTGGCCAGGCGCATAGAGGATGGAAGCGGGTCGCGCGGACTGGATCTTGTCGGCCACCGCCAGCACGCCCGGCATGGACGCCGGAAAACCGCCATCGGCATCATCCGCGGTGGTGGCCGCCACGATCAGCATGCCGCGCTGCTGGGCCGCTTCGATGAGGCGCTTGATCAACTGGTCGCGGGGACCGGCAAAGCTCATGTTGACGATCTTGGCGCCATTGAGGATGGCGAAGTTGAGCGCCTGTCCGATGGTAAAGCTGTTGCACAGGCTCTTGCCGCCCTCTTGCCAGCAGGCCCGCAGCGCCATGATCTTGGCGTCTGGCGCAATGCCTGTGATGCCGAGCTTGTTGTCGCGCAGGGCGACGATGATGCCCGCCACCGCAGTGCCGTGCGACTCGGCCGCGTAAGCCTGTTGGGTCACGAAGTTTTCCCGCGCCGTGACCTGGCCCAGCAGATCGGGATGATCCTCCTCGACACCGCTATCGATGACGGCAATGCGTACGCCCTTGCCGGTAGCGACCGTATGGAGACGGTCCAGATGCCAGAACGTGGCGCTTGGCTGTATCGGATAGAGCGGGTCCGCCTCACCCAGCGTGACAAAGGACTGGATTTCCTGCGCCCATTCGACGCGGCTGTCGGCCGACACGAGCTTGACCGTGTCTTCCAGGTCCCGGTCGGGCGGGACGGTCATCACAAAGCAATCCACCCCCAGCGTGGGCATGGGCCATCGCGATACCAGCGTCAGCCGGTACTGGTCGGCGACCTCCTGCGCAATCGTGAGCCGGGAGTGGCCGGCGTTATCGTTGCGGTAGCCGCCGCCATAGCTGGCGTCCGGCCGGAAATGCGCAGCCGGCAGATGCAGCATCACCAGGATCTGCCGGGCCTCGGCGCTGCTGTCTGGCCTGCCTTGCCCTTGCGCCTGGACGGCGACCGTGCAGAGCATGCCGATCCACAGCGCCAGCATCCATCGCCATCGCGGTTGCCCTCCCCATGTCAATTGCAGCGTCAATCTCACTTCTCCTGCCCCAGGCTCTGCACCAGCGACACCTCCGGCGCCAGCCTGAAATGCCGCAGCGCGCCGGCCTCCTCGCTGGCCGGCACTTCGACCACGTAGGCGAAGGTCACCGTTGGTCCGGCCACGATGTTGGCGTTGGTGGCGCGCAGGATCTCTTGCATCCTCTGCACCGTCGTGTCGGGCTTGAACACCAGGGCGATCTTCAGCTTGCCGATGTCGGCATTGCCCAGCGCCACGTATTGCTTGACCTCCGATTGCATGAACACACCCATGCCCAGCGCCACGATCAGCGCCGCCTGGATGGCGAAGGCCACCGGCACCCAGGGCTTGCCGCCATACAAGGCGAGGATTCTGCTGAAGACCGAAGCGCCCTTCTTGGGCCCGTGCTGATTGCCAACCGGGCTGGCCTGGGTGGCCTTGCTGGGGGCGATGCGCTCGCGCATCCTGGCCAGGCTGGCCTCGACGTCGGGCACGGGAAGCTGCTCCAGGTAGATCGCGGCGCGCTCCCGGCTGGCCCACTCGTAGGCTGCGTGGCATGAGGGGCAGGACTGCAGGTGCGCGCGCACGGCCTGCTGCATCGCTTCGTCCAGGGTGCCATTGACGAACCACGGCAACAGCCGCTGGATCTCGTCGTGGGAATGGATTTCAATCTCTGTCATGACATCTCCCTATGCGTACGCCGACAGGAAGACCTTGAGCTTCTGCCGCGCATAGAACATTCTGGTTTTTACGGTATTGATCGAACAGCCCATGGTGTCGGCGATCTCCTCGTAGCTCATGCCGTGAAAATAGGTCAAGGTCATCACGGTCCTGTGTTCAAACGACAAGCGCTCCAGCGCGCCGCCGATATGACGGCGCAGCTGCGTTTCGCTCAACTGGTGCTCCGGCTCCACCAGTTCGTCGGACACCATGGTCTCCATATCCATCTCCACTGGCGTGTCCACCCTGGACAAGGCCTTCAGCCCCTGCTTGTAGGCGATGGCAAAGATCCAGGTCGAGACCTTGGATTGCCCGTTATAGGTCTGGGCCTTGGTCCAGACGACGAACATGGTGTCATTGATGATTTCCTCGCTGAGGGGACCATCCCAGACCAGCCGCCTGAGGAACTGCGCCAACCGCGGAAAATAGCTCCGGTAGAGACGCTCGAACGCCCCCCGGTCCCCTTGGGCGATGCGTTCGATCAGGTCGATGTCTTCTTGCTCGATGGAATTTGCTGAAGGGCCGTGCATTTCAGTATTTCTTATGGATATGCCGTTGATGCCGACTTCGCGGCAAAAGGTTCATCTTATTTTTTTCGGGCGCTTCGAACCATTCCAGCCCCGCCCGGTATTTACGCGCCAAGAACCTTTCTTTTGAGCCCAACATGAAACTCTTCCTGGACGTCACCCGCATCACCATGATCTATCTGCACATCATTGCCATGATCGCAGCCGCAGTCTCCATTGTCATGGTGGATTTCCTGGCCTTCAACCGGCAAGGCAGCCCTGCCCTGGCGAGAATGATTGACAGGCTGGCAACGGTTGTCCTGCTGTCCCTGCTGGCATTATGGGCCACCGGCCTGACGGTCATTGGCATCGATACCGGATTCGATCCTCATCTCATCGCCCAGAACGGCAAGTTGCTGGCCAAGCTGCTGGTGGTGACGATCCTCAGCATCAATGGCGTGGGCGTGCATCTCTATGTATTGCCAAGGCTGGCCGATGGCGGCCAGCGGACTGCGCTGCTGGGCTCCCTGACCTTGTCGATCGGCGTGGTCAGTGCGGTCAGCTGGGGCTATGCGGCGTTTCTGGGCATTGCCAAGGCGCTTTCTCCCCACCTCGGCTTCGGCGGATTCATTGCGCTGTATGCGCTGGCCATCGCCTTGGCCTGGATGGTCGCGGTGCTGATCGTGCGCCCTCGCCTGCTCAGGCCGCGCGGGCTGCAGAAGGCGCAGGCGGCGATATTGTGATGATATGGTGGTGCTGATGCCGATCAATTCGAAATAAATATTCCATTTAAAAACGAAAAGGAATATAGTTTCCAAAAAAACGACCGCCCCCCTCGGCGCTATTTCCCTTGGAGACATCAATGATCGACGTGGCAATTTTCGGCGCCGGACGCATCGGCAAGATTCATGCAGCCAATATCGCGGCGCAAGCCGGTGTGAGGCTCAAGTATGTCTGTGACGTGCATGCCGAGAGCGCCGCCGAGCTGGCGCAGCGCCATGGCGCCCAGGTCGGGCGGGTCGAACAGGTGCTCGATGACAGCAGCGTGGCGGCGGTGGTCATCGCCTCCAGCACCGACACCCATGCCGACCTGATCCTGCGGGCGGCGGCCGCTGGCAAGGCCATCTTCTGCGAAAAACCGGTCGATCTCGACCTGCAGCGTGCACAAGCCTGCGCCGAGGCGGTGCGCGCCGCAGGCGTGACCTGCATGATCGGCTTCCAGCGCCGCTTCGATCCCACCTTCGAATCCCTGAGCCGCCGCCTGGAAGCGGGCGAGATCGGCGATCCCGAGATGCTGCTGGTCACCAGCCGCGATCCCGGCGCGCCGCCCCTGTCCTATATCGCCAGCTCGGGCGGCATCTTCAAGGACATGCTGATCCACGACTTCGACATCTTCCGCTGGATCCTCGCCGATGAAGCCGTGAGCGTCTTCGCCACCGGTAGCTGCCTGACCGATCCGGCCATCGCCACCGCCGGCGATGTCGATTCCACCGCCGTCACGCTGACCACCCGCAGTGGCCGCCTGTGCCAGATCAATACCAGCCGCCGCGCCGCCTATGGCTATGACCAGCGCTTCGAAGTGCTGGGCAGCAAGGGCATGCTGCAGGCCGGCAACCACCGGCCCACCGAAGTGGTGGCGGCCACGGCCAGCCAGGTCGGCAGCGACCTGCCGGAACACTTCTTCCTGGAGCGCTATCGCGCCGCCTATGCGCGCGAGATGGCCCATTTCTTCCAGGCCATGCAGAGCGGCGCACCGGTGCGCACCAGCATCGAGGACGGCGTCAAGGCGCTGCAGCTGGCCGAGGCGGCCGCCACGTCCTGGCGCGAACGACGCATCGTCAGCCTGTCGGCATGAGCGCGCCCGCCTCGCTACAGGTCGGCTTGGTCGGCCTGGGCCGCATGGGCCGGCGCCATGCCGAGAACATCGCCTTCAATACGCCGGGCGCAACGCTATGCGCCGTCTGCAGTCCACTGGCCCAGGAACGCGACTGGGCGCAGCAGCATCTGCCCAGCGCCGAGCGCTACGAGGATTACCAGGCCTTGCTGCGTCACCCTGGCCTGGACGCGGTGTTCCTGGTCACGCCGACGGCCTTGCATGGCGAACAGATCATCGCGGCGCTGCGCGCCGGCAAGCATGTCTTCTGCGAAAAGCCGCTGTCACTGGACCTGGAAGAATGCCAGCGCGTGGCTGCCGAGGCGGCGCGCCATCCGCAGCTGAAAGTGATGATAGGTTTCGTGCGCCGCTTTGACGCCAGCTATCAGGACGCCCATCGCAAGATCAGCGAGGGCTTGATCGGCGCGCCCTTCATGGTCTATTCGCAGACCGCTGATGCACTGGACCCGGACGGTTTCTTTGTCCGCTTTGCGGCCAGCAGCGGCGGGCTGTTCCTGGATTGCTCGGTGCATGACATCGACCTGGCGCGCTGGCTGCTCGGTGCGGACCAGCCGGTGCGGGTGATGGCCAGCGGCGTGCGCGCCGTCCATCATGAGCTGGAAGCCTTCCAGGATATCGACAATGGCGTGGCCATCTGCGAATTCGCACAAGGCCGCCTGGCGACCTTCTATGCCTCGCGCACCATGGCCCATGGGCATGAAACCATGACCGAGATCGTCGGCACGCGCGGCCGGCTCAGCGTGGGCGCCAATCCCTCCCTGAATCGCCTCACCATCGCCGACGCCCATGGGCTGCGCAATGAATGCACGCCCAGTTTCATCGAGCGCTTTGCCGAGGCCTTCGTGGCCGAGGTGCGGCATTTTGTCGATGCCGTGCGCTACGACACCCCGCTGGCGCTGACGCTACAGGACGCCATCGAAGCGACCCGCATTGCGGCAGCCATGCGCCAATCGCTGCTGGAACAGCAACCGGTGCAATTGTAGGCAGGCAGACACGGGGCAGACCGGCCAGCCCAGCGCTGGCCAGGTCCGCTGCGCTCAATCGCTGGCGTCGTCGTAGCCGTCGATGGGGTCGGCCTCTTCCACATCCAGTTCCATCCGATAGGCCAGCGCAATGAACAGCGCCTGCGACAGGCACATGGCATTGGTCAGCGAGCGGAATGAAAAGGCGCTGCTCTCCTTGACCTTCAGCAATACCGAGGCATG is drawn from Herbaspirillum seropedicae and contains these coding sequences:
- a CDS encoding SDR family oxidoreductase, whose product is MNTVLITGCSSGYGLETARHFLANGWKVIATMRSPRFDLLSPSDNLCILPLDVSQPDSIKQALEAAGPIDVLVNNAGIGLFGAFEATPMSTVREIFETNTFGVMAMCQAVIPQFRERGDGVIINVTSSATLAAFPLVAAYTASKTAIEGFTASLAHELKAVGVRVKLVEPGYGPSTSFATNGQQRMQGLITEPYESFAHEVFAGFGQLTVVTAATDVAQCIWDAAKDTSDRLHFPAGPDAVALAQLA
- a CDS encoding Gfo/Idh/MocA family oxidoreductase, with the protein product MSAPASLQVGLVGLGRMGRRHAENIAFNTPGATLCAVCSPLAQERDWAQQHLPSAERYEDYQALLRHPGLDAVFLVTPTALHGEQIIAALRAGKHVFCEKPLSLDLEECQRVAAEAARHPQLKVMIGFVRRFDASYQDAHRKISEGLIGAPFMVYSQTADALDPDGFFVRFAASSGGLFLDCSVHDIDLARWLLGADQPVRVMASGVRAVHHELEAFQDIDNGVAICEFAQGRLATFYASRTMAHGHETMTEIVGTRGRLSVGANPSLNRLTIADAHGLRNECTPSFIERFAEAFVAEVRHFVDAVRYDTPLALTLQDAIEATRIAAAMRQSLLEQQPVQL
- a CDS encoding zf-HC2 domain-containing protein; protein product: MTEIEIHSHDEIQRLLPWFVNGTLDEAMQQAVRAHLQSCPSCHAAYEWASRERAAIYLEQLPVPDVEASLARMRERIAPSKATQASPVGNQHGPKKGASVFSRILALYGGKPWVPVAFAIQAALIVALGMGVFMQSEVKQYVALGNADIGKLKIALVFKPDTTVQRMQEILRATNANIVAGPTVTFAYVVEVPASEEAGALRHFRLAPEVSLVQSLGQEK
- the iaaH gene encoding indoleacetamide hydrolase — translated: MDLVDMTLIEVRQGLSDRRFSCLEYVDALIAETEAQWDLNCYLQRDPEQLRSQARMLDEQGGHGPLSGIPIAIKDNIDVAGIASTAGTAALRNNVPQRHATVVEYLFGAGALHAGKANMHELAFGITNNNGVFGPCRNPYDAELIAGGSSGGCGALLAARLAPAAVGTDTGGSVRIPAALCGVVGLRPTSRRYSQHGVVPISHTRDTPGPMARSVADVALLDQIMAGSRDSAPLLALPPSQLRLGVLRNPSWQGLEEEVEANANAALMQLREAGVELVDVDLPTLAPLSHAAGFAIVLHEFLIDLPAYLQASDARDVIKRVLAEVGSPDVARIIQATLDQPVPEHAYRLALEQRRTMQALYRDCFRSQGVDALIFPTTALTARPLGEDDTVALRGERVPTFPAFARNADGASIAGLPSISIPVGLSEYGLPVGLELDGPEGSDRRLLQVAASLETVLGRGPRPPRPPR
- a CDS encoding response regulator transcription factor, which translates into the protein MYISDEKLKLLEQIMWGLNTCNSSVEVRDFVSTRLLKLLDADYFASYTWDDDNHRFGNTVSVNMDPANLANYERYYQYCDPITFELQRLSVPTLVTQVMPMEQLRRTEFFNDFLARDGLCFGVNMFAYDGDRNIGDIRIWRSARRENFDRDALKLLALIRPAFTLALQRARAHCSAAAASPDAGALLTPTPLSERESHLAQCICRGLSDKEIARELHIEFSTVRTHITRIFKKLNVGNRTQLVKRLIDGGHSSFF
- a CDS encoding TorF family putative porin, giving the protein MSKSVGWSSDYWYRGISLSAGQPVFQGTLNYDFRDGWYAGASGSSARNAKGAGVAQAVLFGGVSKRLDAATSLDLGAHVTSLVDAPSLAFTEIYAGVIRQSYSLRLYYSPRYLGEKKQTTYIDFNTAYSLSSSWYLMLHLGWLEAMSVERTHFSNRYDARLGMGAYVGFWNYQLSFNKVRSSEPLTVDAANRWVLNVSYSF
- a CDS encoding RNA polymerase sigma factor, yielding MHGPSANSIEQEDIDLIERIAQGDRGAFERLYRSYFPRLAQFLRRLVWDGPLSEEIINDTMFVVWTKAQTYNGQSKVSTWIFAIAYKQGLKALSRVDTPVEMDMETMVSDELVEPEHQLSETQLRRHIGGALERLSFEHRTVMTLTYFHGMSYEEIADTMGCSINTVKTRMFYARQKLKVFLSAYA
- a CDS encoding AraC family transcriptional regulator, with product MSDPLSEVVRLLRPQAVFANLISGKGNWAVRYSEFGKPSFCIMLEGSCRLAVDEQEPTTLSAGDFVLLPTTPGFTISSFVPAPPVHLDPNKVPEGLELRYGEQTGQPDMRSLGGSFEFGCADPSLLVSLLPKVVHVQGSTRLSQLVQMVGEEASGGKPGSEFMLSRLAEMLLVEAMRSSTSTSAPPGLLRGLGDERLAVALKHMHARIEQRWSVAQLARIAALSRSSFFERFTRTLGVAPMAYLLAWRMEIARELLRRGELSVSEIAERTGYGSTSAFSVAFTRQVGQPPGLYALYASAERKRA
- the iolG gene encoding inositol 2-dehydrogenase; this encodes MIDVAIFGAGRIGKIHAANIAAQAGVRLKYVCDVHAESAAELAQRHGAQVGRVEQVLDDSSVAAVVIASSTDTHADLILRAAAAGKAIFCEKPVDLDLQRAQACAEAVRAAGVTCMIGFQRRFDPTFESLSRRLEAGEIGDPEMLLVTSRDPGAPPLSYIASSGGIFKDMLIHDFDIFRWILADEAVSVFATGSCLTDPAIATAGDVDSTAVTLTTRSGRLCQINTSRRAAYGYDQRFEVLGSKGMLQAGNHRPTEVVAATASQVGSDLPEHFFLERYRAAYAREMAHFFQAMQSGAPVRTSIEDGVKALQLAEAAATSWRERRIVSLSA
- a CDS encoding S8 family peptidase, producing the protein MLALWIGMLCTVAVQAQGQGRPDSSAEARQILVMLHLPAAHFRPDASYGGGYRNDNAGHSRLTIAQEVADQYRLTLVSRWPMPTLGVDCFVMTVPPDRDLEDTVKLVSADSRVEWAQEIQSFVTLGEADPLYPIQPSATFWHLDRLHTVATGKGVRIAVIDSGVEEDHPDLLGQVTARENFVTQQAYAAESHGTAVAGIIVALRDNKLGITGIAPDAKIMALRACWQEGGKSLCNSFTIGQALNFAILNGAKIVNMSFAGPRDQLIKRLIEAAQQRGMLIVAATTADDADGGFPASMPGVLAVADKIQSARPASILYAPGQGIPTTTPHHAWSLVSGSSFSAAHVSGLAALLVQLRPGNNAEQIRKSVVTRSAYISGAGSGNIDVCVTFRKLVEKCICECQ